From one Rosa rugosa chromosome 4, drRosRugo1.1, whole genome shotgun sequence genomic stretch:
- the LOC133706832 gene encoding uncharacterized protein LOC133706832, which translates to MEFWNRARGVAEEAAKRSQDLTIGGAWKLSYIVSDTAKRSKEIIAVEASKRADHIKQFADAFAPSLPQPPAAESPQQQEQEKDLEAFGITEELRDFANGMTFVTFKDFPLPDDTRFSDVPTVTNVRQDLTEWQEKHANLVLSTVEEISKLRYELCPRVMTERKFWRIYFILVNNHVAPYEKRYLEEVKQKSTEQFLDDRVKEPTKVETTSKAEDKEEKHHTKTSTSSTTDQDLDAFLLGDSDDDPDHDGGDFDDDFDKLVDGSDEEKDKL; encoded by the exons ATGGAGTTTTGGAACAGAGCCCGCGGCGTCGCCGAGGAGGCGGCGAAGCGATCGCAGGATCTCACGATCGGCGGCGCGTGGAAGCTCTCCTACATCGTCTCCGACACCGCCAAGCGCTCCAAGGAGATCATCGCCGTCGAGGCCTCCAAGCGAGCCGATCACATCAAGCAATTTGCCGACGCCTTTGCTCCGTCGCTACCGCAGCCACCTGCGGCGGAGAGTCCACAACAACAAGAACAAGAGAAGGATCTGGAAGCGTTTGGAATCACCGAGGAGTTGAGAGACTTCGCTAACGGAATGACTTTTGTCACGTTCAAAGATTTTcctcttccag ATGATACACGATTCTCTGACGTTCCAACAGTCACAAATGTTAGGCAGGATCTTACGGAGTGGCAAGAAAAGCATGCCAATCTTGTTCTTTCAACCGTCGAG GAAATTTCAAAATTAAGATATGAATTGTGTCCACGTGTTATGACGGAAAGGAAATTTTGGAGGATATATTTCATACTAGTTAACAATCATGTCGCACC CTATGAGAAGCGTTATCTGGAGGAAGTTAAGCAAAAGTCAACTGAACAATTTTTAGATGACAGAGTAAAGGAACCTACTAAAGTTGAAACAACTTCTAAAGCAGAGGATAAGGAAGAAAAACATCACACTAAAACTTCAACCTCATCAACTACGGATCAAGACTTGGATGCATTTCTCCTGGGAGACAGTGATGATGATCCAG ATCATGATGGTGGGGACTTTGATGATGATTTCGACAAATTAGTGGACGGATCG GATGAAGAGAAGGACAAGTTGTAG
- the LOC133745737 gene encoding dof zinc finger protein DOF5.4, translating to MQDIQSIGGRFFGSAGGGDRRLRPHHNQNHQALKCPRCDSLNTKFCYYNNYNLSQPRHFCKSCRRYWTKGGVLRNVPVGGGCRKTKRSKPKSSSSSSPASPPQQPNSERRASSNSSSESSSLTNTATATATEAVSAPSSTSSASNLLNIPRPESKFFVSPNTNFEAAGATMLEQSATEIGMFSDIGSFTSLITASSNDVPFGFTNINDISVSPFRPNQPPAGHLNQVQQNQWEQQHNQNNQELKMPDITGGMLDQTAQVDLSVFQTKINGGGGGGFGSLDWQPAGDQGLFDLPNTVDQAYWSQGQWTDQDTPSLYLP from the coding sequence ATGCAAGACATTCAGTCGATCGGAGGGAGGTTCTTTGGCAGCGCCGGAGGCGGAGACCGGAGGCTACGGCCGCACCACAACCAGAACCACCAGGCCTTGAAGTGCCCTAGGTGCGATTCGCTCAACACCAAGTTCTGCTACTACAATAACTACAACCTCTCTCAGCCGCGCCACTTCTGCAAGAGCTGCCGCCGCTACTGGACCAAAGGCGGCGTCCTCCGCAACGTCCCCGTCGGCGGAGGCTGCCGGAAAACGAAGCGTTCCAAGCCgaagtcttcttcttcttcatcgccGGCCTCGCCGCCGCAGCAGCCGAACAGCGAGCGCAGAGCCAGCTCCAATTCCAGCAGCGAGAGCTCGAGCCTCACGAACACGGCCACCGCAACGGCGACGGAGGCGGTCTCGGCGCCGTCTTCGACGTCCTCGGCTTCCAATCTTCTCAACATTCCTCGTCCCGAGTCCAAATTCTTCGTTTCCCCAAACACGAATTTCGAGGCGGCTGGAGCCACCATGCTCGAACAGAGCGCCACGGAAATTGGAATGTTCTCGGATATTGGGAGCTTCACGAGCTTGATCACGGCCTCCTCGAACGACGTGCCGTTCGGTTTCACCAACATTAACGACATTTCCGTCTCGCCGTTCAGGCCAAACCAACCGCCGGCCGGTCATCTAAATCAGGTGCAGCAAAACCAGTGGGAGCAGCAACACAACCAGAATAACCAGGAACTGAAGATGCCGGACATCACCGGAGGAATGCTGGATCAGACGGCTCAGGTGGATTTATCAGTGTTCCAAACCAAAATCaacggcggaggaggaggagggtttGGGTCGCTGGATTGGCAGCCGGCCGGTGATCAAGGTCTGTTTGATCTCCCCAACACCGTTGATCAAGCGTACTGGAGTCAGGGTCAGTGGACCGATCAAGACACTCCCAGTCTCTACCtcccgtaa
- the LOC133706746 gene encoding uncharacterized protein LOC133706746, translating to MDGHPTLVFKPVYKSFKFKTFEDMEGLKVEKNTSLKDNNVFMANPKSKHPEVVQSPHPDEKWKAAIDHDLPELVAFLQDSGHEFVKDICIDSEVLSQNKCLEENCDLNLNSVSCMVISSDAESSSESTAESQDSLVSLNSSVSKHISEHVCKDDVSKRSGFEDLTIEDGEHFGETDDTSSDHSTKKTISETLLQIRQDPTKAVLSDSVVVSSTEAIDDNRRSKNSLKSALENARRGETFPPSVECHSRNSSEDGMSDNVTESSQSQHHLCRESSSSVSGHLAIYSGAIPSFGSISFRSNSSTTSSRSFTFPILSSEWVGSPVRMVEADRTQLRRHRRWGVRFLCCSF from the exons ATGGATGGTCATCCCACTTTGGTTTTCAAGCCTGTTTACAAGtctttcaaattcaaaaccTTTGAAGATATGGAAGGACTGAAGGTAGAAAAGAATACCAGTTTGAAAGACAACAATGTATTCATGGCCAATCCTAAGAGTAAACATCCCGAGGTGGTTCAAAGTCCACATCCAGATGAGAAATGGAAGGCTGCTATTGACCATGACTTACCAGAGTTGGTTGCTTTCCTTCAAGATAGTGGTCACGAGTTTGTTAAGGACATTTGCATCGACAGTGAAGTGCTATCTCAGAATAAATGTTTGGAAGAGAACTGTGATTTGAATCTTAATAGTGTCTCTTGCATGGTAATTAGCTCTGACGCCGAAAGCAGCAGCGAATCAACTGCTGAATCTCAGGACTCATTAGTGTCATTGAATTCAAGTGTGTCGAAACATATATCCGAGCATGTGTGCAAGGACGATGTAAGCAAGCGAAGTGGTTTTGAGGACTTGACAATTGAAGATGGAGAGCATTTTGGGGAAACAGATGATACTTCAAGTGATCATTCAACCAAGAAGACCATATCTGAAACACTGCTTCAAATTAGACAG GATCCAACTAAGGCAGTCTTGTCAGATTCAGTGGTAGTATCCTCAACTGAGGCAATTGATGACAATAGGCGGAGCAAAAACTCTCTCAAATCTGCCTTAGAGAATGCAAGAAGAGGGGAGACATTTCCTCCAAGTGTAGAGTGTCATTCTCGGAATTCATCCGAAGATGGGATGTCTGATAATGTAACAGAATCAAGTCAATCACAACATCATCTCTGCAGAGAATCCAGTTCATCAGTTTCAGGGCATTTAGCAATATACTCAGGAGCCATACCAAGTTTTGGTAGCATCTCTTTCCGATCAAACAGCAGCACAACTAGCTCTAGGTCTTTTACTTTTCCAAT ATTATCCTCAGAATGGGTCGGCAGTCCAGTGAGAATGGTTGAAGCTGATCGGACACAATTACGAAGGCATCGTCGTTGGGGGGTACGATTTCTGTGTTGTAGCTTCTGA
- the LOC133743519 gene encoding protein MICROTUBULE BINDING PROTEIN 2C yields the protein MQHFLDLQDNPTHFADPKWESNSSPTHHHHLTQSSSAANANLDRVLFQDLVEIVPLVQSLIDRKASSSFTRRGSVTYTKTPSRDSLSKKVPNRNGAQSMPARKKRESASNNPDADSVLSFSSRASAAEKEDEELDALRVQLEDLQRKLLEKDELLKSSEISKNEVSAVQAKLEDLKRQAAQKDSVIKASQLQLSDAKIKLADKQAALEKLQWEAMTSNKSAEKLQGELDSLRGDISTIMILFEGLVKTDSTASAEDYDISPCTVDHLPYIDDWDETQMQRMEAARKAYEAAVVAAKERQDEESIAAAAKARLHLQSFVLKT from the exons ATGCAGCATTTCCTGGATTTGCAGGACAACCCGACCCATTTCGCTGACCCGAAATGGGAATCCAACTCGTCTCCgactcaccaccaccacctgaCTCAGTCCTCCTCCGCCGCCAACGCCAACCTCGATCGCGTCCTCTTCCAAGACCTCGTCGAGATCGTCCCTCTCGTCCAGTCCCTCATC GATCGGAAAGCCAGCAGCTCATTCACGCGCCGCGGTTCGGTCACCTACACCAAGACGCCTTCCAGAGACTCCTTATCCAAAAaa GTGCCGAACAGGAATGGGGCTCAATCCATGCCGGCAAGAAAGAAGAGGGAGAGTGCTAGCAATAACCCGGATGCTGACAGCGTTTTAAGTTTTTCCTCAAGGGCTTCGGCGGCAGAAAAGGAGGACGAAGAGTTGGATGCGTTAAGGGTTCAGTTGGAGGATCTGCAGAGGAAATTGTTGGAGAAAGATGAACTTTTGaagtcgtcggagatctcaaaGAACGAAGTGAGTGCTGTTCAAGCAAAACTTGAGGACCTGAAGCGCCAAGCTGCGCAAAAGGATTCTGTAATCAAGGCATCTCAGCTACAACTATCTGATGCAAAG ATCAAGCTTGCAGATAAGCAAGCTGCTTTGGAAAAGTTACAGTGGGAAGCTATGACATCAAACAAGAGTGCAGAGAAGCTCCAAGGAGAGCTAGACTCTTTGCGAGGAGACATTTCCACAATTATGATCCTATTCGAAGGCTTGGTGAAAACTGATTCTACTGCATCCGCTGAAGATTATGATATTTCACCTTGTACTGTGGATCATCTCCCATATATT GACGATTGGGATGAGACGCAGATGCAGAGAATGGAAGCTGCTAGAAAAGCTTACGAAGCTGCTGTTGTTGCTGCAAAAGAAAGGCAAGATGAAGAATCTATTGCTGCTGCAGCCAAAGCAAGGTTACATCTTCAATCGTTTGTTTTGAAAACCTGA
- the LOC133707004 gene encoding protein BREAKING OF ASYMMETRY IN THE STOMATAL LINEAGE isoform X2 — protein MCTPWTITKLVKKDCASCFLACRFPLDDEAVDDRRRYATTTPQLPMRNMMAFDYQRDFGENERVRNKNMSPSRHKNSNLSARRRLRHDPKQVKEIASTSRISSTTSRPVRYQSSDEESSCRHLPHFADEDQDYIVFCFKEDGAFEVEKNVKPEGQNCRDSTSSKNSRQINRKLNYDQNTKTVGKCSNEERLTEKACEINIYPTNDGNFIIFDQKNEGRDGKNTCSDTKATTAAGSMGEVSIESSDSNQSDHSTGSFAFPVLAVEWPGSPVQLPKPEELDLREHKARCIGLQFQCCRF, from the exons ATGTGCACTCCATGGACTATAACAAAGCTAGTGAAGAAGGACTGTGCTTCATGCTTCTTGGCTTGCAGGTTTCCTCTAG ATGATGAAGCAGTTGATGATCGTAGACGTTATGCTACAACAACTCCTCAGTTGCCAATGAGAAACATGATGGCTTTCGATTATCAGCGCGACTttggagagaatgagagagttaGGAACAAGAACATGTCCCCCTCACGCCACAAGAATTCGAACCTATCAGCTCGAAGACGACTGAGACATGATCCCAAACAGGTTAAAGAGATTGCTAGTACTAGTAGAATTAGTAGTACTACTTCCAGGCCAGTTCGATATCAGAGTAGTGATGAAGAATCAAGCTGCAGACATCTGCCACATTTCGCAGACGAAGATCAAGACTACATAGTATTCTGCTTCAAAGAAGATGGAGCATTCGAAGTTGAGAAAAATGTCAAACCAGAAGGACAGAATTGCAGGGACAGCACCTCATCAAAAAACTCGAGGCAGATCAATCGGAAG CTTAATTATGACCAAAATACGAAAACAGTTGGAAAGTGTAGCAATGAGGAGAGGTTGACTGAAAAAGCATGTGAAATCAATATTTACCCCACAAATGATGGCAATTTTATCATCTTTGACCAAAAG AATGAAGGTAGAGACGGAAAGAACACATGCTCGGATACAAAAGCAACTACTGCTGCTGGTAGCATGGGTGAGGTCTCTATTGAATCAAGTGACTCTAATCAATCGGACCACAGCACAGGCTCTTTCGCATTCCCTGT GTTGGCTGTGGAATGGCCGGGGAGTCCTGTGCAATTGCCAAAACCAGAAGAGCTGGACTTGAGAGAGCACAAGGCTCGGTGTATAGGCCTTCAGTTTCAGTGTTGTAGATTCTGA
- the LOC133707004 gene encoding protein BREAKING OF ASYMMETRY IN THE STOMATAL LINEAGE isoform X1, translating into MCTPWTITKLVKKDCASCFLACRFPLDDEAVDDRRRYATTTPQLPMRNMMAFDYQRDFGENERVRNKNMSPSRHKNSNLSARRRLRHDPKQVKEIASTSRISSTTSRPVRYQSSDEESSCRHLPHFADEDQDYIVFCFKEDGAFEVEKNVKPEGQNCRDSTSSKNSRQINRKNEGRDGKNTCSDTKATTAAGSMGEVSIESSDSNQSDHSTGSFAFPVLAVEWPGSPVQLPKPEELDLREHKARCIGLQFQCCRF; encoded by the exons ATGTGCACTCCATGGACTATAACAAAGCTAGTGAAGAAGGACTGTGCTTCATGCTTCTTGGCTTGCAGGTTTCCTCTAG ATGATGAAGCAGTTGATGATCGTAGACGTTATGCTACAACAACTCCTCAGTTGCCAATGAGAAACATGATGGCTTTCGATTATCAGCGCGACTttggagagaatgagagagttaGGAACAAGAACATGTCCCCCTCACGCCACAAGAATTCGAACCTATCAGCTCGAAGACGACTGAGACATGATCCCAAACAGGTTAAAGAGATTGCTAGTACTAGTAGAATTAGTAGTACTACTTCCAGGCCAGTTCGATATCAGAGTAGTGATGAAGAATCAAGCTGCAGACATCTGCCACATTTCGCAGACGAAGATCAAGACTACATAGTATTCTGCTTCAAAGAAGATGGAGCATTCGAAGTTGAGAAAAATGTCAAACCAGAAGGACAGAATTGCAGGGACAGCACCTCATCAAAAAACTCGAGGCAGATCAATCGGAAG AATGAAGGTAGAGACGGAAAGAACACATGCTCGGATACAAAAGCAACTACTGCTGCTGGTAGCATGGGTGAGGTCTCTATTGAATCAAGTGACTCTAATCAATCGGACCACAGCACAGGCTCTTTCGCATTCCCTGT GTTGGCTGTGGAATGGCCGGGGAGTCCTGTGCAATTGCCAAAACCAGAAGAGCTGGACTTGAGAGAGCACAAGGCTCGGTGTATAGGCCTTCAGTTTCAGTGTTGTAGATTCTGA